The Terriglobales bacterium genome window below encodes:
- a CDS encoding glycosyltransferase family 2 protein → MPSAIQTKSTVSVVVCTFNGGKYLLEQLQSIATQRELPNELIIVDDGSTDATCSIIDKFLKTARCPTRCLRNESTLGVAKNFEKAIRESTGQIVMLADQDDVWEANKLMKLREGLDSSPTALLLFSNATCIDLKGQRLRSTLWKKVGQRRVARLLREKERQFSILLGGDIVTGATVAFRRQLAARALPIPMEWLHDAWFAIFASIKGQIFGLDERLIRYRIHKDQVRGVAGNDIIERALAQRILGKKGDLRKFLILKNRISPLLSDAQQVELDAKILHLQVRSSLSSQAAKRAIQVFQESMSGRYGRYSSGLPSMALDLLGH, encoded by the coding sequence ATGCCATCAGCGATTCAAACCAAAAGCACCGTTTCCGTCGTGGTATGCACTTTTAATGGTGGCAAATACTTGCTAGAACAACTCCAAAGCATTGCAACGCAGCGTGAGCTACCGAATGAACTCATAATTGTGGACGACGGGTCGACGGATGCGACGTGTAGCATCATTGACAAATTCCTCAAAACCGCTAGGTGCCCCACGAGGTGCCTCCGCAATGAATCGACCTTAGGGGTAGCGAAGAACTTCGAAAAGGCTATTCGGGAGAGCACGGGGCAGATTGTCATGTTGGCAGATCAAGATGATGTCTGGGAAGCTAACAAGCTTATGAAGCTGCGAGAAGGCCTGGATTCCTCTCCAACAGCCCTGCTGCTCTTCTCAAATGCCACTTGTATCGACCTGAAGGGTCAGCGCTTGAGGTCCACTTTGTGGAAAAAGGTTGGGCAAAGAAGGGTTGCGCGATTGCTTCGAGAAAAGGAACGACAGTTTTCGATTCTGCTGGGAGGTGACATTGTGACCGGTGCCACGGTAGCTTTTCGTAGGCAACTCGCAGCTCGCGCCTTGCCAATACCCATGGAATGGTTGCATGATGCCTGGTTTGCAATCTTCGCTTCCATTAAGGGACAGATCTTCGGCCTTGACGAGCGCTTGATCAGATACCGAATTCACAAAGATCAGGTAAGAGGAGTTGCCGGTAATGACATCATTGAGCGGGCACTCGCGCAACGGATATTGGGTAAAAAGGGAGACTTGCGGAAGTTTCTCATTCTCAAGAATAGAATCTCACCGCTTTTGAGCGACGCTCAGCAGGTCGAATTAGATGCCAAAATACTTCATCTTCAGGTGCGCTCCTCCCTATCCTCTCAGGCCGCTAAGCGCGCCATTCAGGTATTTCAGGAATCGATGTCCGGACGTTACGGTAGGTATTCTTCCGGTTTGCCGAGTATGGCTCTAGATTTGTTGGGGCATTAA